One region of Gouania willdenowi chromosome 13, fGouWil2.1, whole genome shotgun sequence genomic DNA includes:
- the LOC114474256 gene encoding uncharacterized protein LOC114474256 isoform X1, giving the protein MQNQNSEKKLVLPQVRYHPSIQNQSTTTRTTTGTTTRTTTGTTARTRTNSGKSTGTRNTSRAQPNQNIRPDRRTDDDPEETGSAPSPDPVQDLGPKGVEALPSPGLVLFRSSLDPRDVEQVEVLTRGQRTNPAWFSWRKNRITASIAHQITHSRFANGTSKTPPLSYLSAITGKTPPQNNLSLDHQNLICETSGEAKPVQTRAMDWGVRMEAEAVDSYQKLKSASLRRRVSILSCGLFVDAHRPWLAASPDGIVTDSVSGQWLSCLEVKCPYKHRNTRVEDACRDDAHFCLEILDQDAEPPVYVLKRSHQYFTQVQVQLAVTGLHKADFVVYTLKETAIVPVTFDPSLWEDTVSKLETFYRDAVLPHIDPMMQRVQAAEL; this is encoded by the exons ATGCAAAACCAGAACTCAGAGAAGAAGTTGGTTCTCCCACAAGTTCGATACCACCCATCCATCCAGAACCAGAGCACCACAACGAGAACCACGACAGGAACCACAACGAGAACCACGACAGGAACCACAGCCAGGACCAGAACAAATAGTGGAAAATCAACCGGAACCAGAAACACAAGCAGAGCTCAGCCAAACCAGAACATCAGACCTGACAGAAGAACAGATGATGACCCAGAAGAGACCGGTTCAGCTCCGAGTCCAGACCCAGTCCAGGACTTGGGTCCAAAGGGCGTTGAAGCCCTCCCCTCCCCTGGTCTGGTATTATTCCGGTCGTCCCTGGACCCACGTGATGTGGAGCAGGTGGAGGTTCTGACCAGAGGACAGAGAACCAACCCAGCCTGGTTCTCCTGGAGGAAGAACCGGATCACGGCATCCATTGCTCACCAGATCACTCACAGCCGATTCGCTAACGGAACCAGCAAAACTCCGCCCCTTTCCTACCTGTCTGCTATCACAGGTAAGACGCCCCCACAGAATAATCTTAGCCTGGATCATCAGAACCTAATCTGTGAGACCTCAGGTGAGGCCAAACCGGTTCAGACCAGAGCAATGGACTGGGGTGTCAGGATGGAGGCGGAGGCCGTGGACAGCTACCAG AAACTGAAGTCTGCGTCCCTGCGGCGCCGCGTCTCCATCCTGTCGTGCGGCCTCTTTGTTGACGCCCACCGGCCCTGGTTGGCTGCCAGTCCTGACGGCATCGTGACGGACAGCGTCAGCGGCCAATGGCTGAGCTGCCTGGAGGTGAAGTGTCCgtacaaacacagaaacacacggGTAGAGGACGCCTGCAGGGACGACGCACACTTCTGTCTGGAGATACTGGACCAGGACGCCGAG CCCCCGGTGTATGTGCTGAAACGGTCCCATCAGTACTTCACACAGGTCCAGGTCCAGCTGGCGGTCACTGGTCTGCACAAAGCCGACTTTGTTGTTTACACCCTGAAGGAGACGGCCATCGTCccagtgacctttgacccctcgCTGTGGGAGGACACCGTGTCCAAACTGGAGACGTTCTACAGAGACGCCGTCCTCCCTCACATCGACCCCATGATGCAAAGAGTCCAAGCTGCGGAACTGTAG
- the LOC114474256 gene encoding uncharacterized protein LOC114474256 isoform X2: protein MQNQNSEKKLVLPQVRYHPSIQNQSTTTRTTTGTTTRTTTGTTARTRTNSGKSTGTRNTSRAQPNQNIRPDRRTDDDPEETGSAPSPDPVQDLGPKGVEALPSPGLVLFRSSLDPRDVEQVEVLTRGQRTNPAWFSWRKNRITASIAHQITHSRFANGTSKTPPLSYLSAITGEAKPVQTRAMDWGVRMEAEAVDSYQKLKSASLRRRVSILSCGLFVDAHRPWLAASPDGIVTDSVSGQWLSCLEVKCPYKHRNTRVEDACRDDAHFCLEILDQDAEPPVYVLKRSHQYFTQVQVQLAVTGLHKADFVVYTLKETAIVPVTFDPSLWEDTVSKLETFYRDAVLPHIDPMMQRVQAAEL from the exons ATGCAAAACCAGAACTCAGAGAAGAAGTTGGTTCTCCCACAAGTTCGATACCACCCATCCATCCAGAACCAGAGCACCACAACGAGAACCACGACAGGAACCACAACGAGAACCACGACAGGAACCACAGCCAGGACCAGAACAAATAGTGGAAAATCAACCGGAACCAGAAACACAAGCAGAGCTCAGCCAAACCAGAACATCAGACCTGACAGAAGAACAGATGATGACCCAGAAGAGACCGGTTCAGCTCCGAGTCCAGACCCAGTCCAGGACTTGGGTCCAAAGGGCGTTGAAGCCCTCCCCTCCCCTGGTCTGGTATTATTCCGGTCGTCCCTGGACCCACGTGATGTGGAGCAGGTGGAGGTTCTGACCAGAGGACAGAGAACCAACCCAGCCTGGTTCTCCTGGAGGAAGAACCGGATCACGGCATCCATTGCTCACCAGATCACTCACAGCCGATTCGCTAACGGAACCAGCAAAACTCCGCCCCTTTCCTACCTGTCTGCTATCACAG GTGAGGCCAAACCGGTTCAGACCAGAGCAATGGACTGGGGTGTCAGGATGGAGGCGGAGGCCGTGGACAGCTACCAG AAACTGAAGTCTGCGTCCCTGCGGCGCCGCGTCTCCATCCTGTCGTGCGGCCTCTTTGTTGACGCCCACCGGCCCTGGTTGGCTGCCAGTCCTGACGGCATCGTGACGGACAGCGTCAGCGGCCAATGGCTGAGCTGCCTGGAGGTGAAGTGTCCgtacaaacacagaaacacacggGTAGAGGACGCCTGCAGGGACGACGCACACTTCTGTCTGGAGATACTGGACCAGGACGCCGAG CCCCCGGTGTATGTGCTGAAACGGTCCCATCAGTACTTCACACAGGTCCAGGTCCAGCTGGCGGTCACTGGTCTGCACAAAGCCGACTTTGTTGTTTACACCCTGAAGGAGACGGCCATCGTCccagtgacctttgacccctcgCTGTGGGAGGACACCGTGTCCAAACTGGAGACGTTCTACAGAGACGCCGTCCTCCCTCACATCGACCCCATGATGCAAAGAGTCCAAGCTGCGGAACTGTAG